The sequence below is a genomic window from Streptomyces sp. NBC_00289.
AGGACCAGCCAGTGAGGTGCCGGGAGCTGCTGGCCGTACAGCTGGAAGGGGTCGTAGATGTAGCCCTTCCCGGAGTAGACCTCGCGGCCGATGATGACCCCCGAGTCGCCGAGGCCGGGCGCCGCGGTGGGCAGGTAGACGGCCTGGGCCTGGCCCGTGGAGGTGCGCACCGGCAGGCGGGTCGTCTCGACCTTCCCGAAGAGGAAGGACGTGAAGGCGTCGGTCAGGATGGACATCGGATCCCGCATGCGGCGGCCCCTACCTTCGAATGCCGGTGGCGAACGGGAGCGTGTTCACGAAGGCGCGATGGTGCTCTCGGTCGCACCACTCCAGCTTCAGGTACGACTTTCCGGCCGAGGCCCTTATGGTCCGCTTGTCGCGGGCCAGGGCCTCGGGGTTGCGGGAGGAGACGGTGATGTAGCCGACCAGGTTGACGCCGGCGGCGCCGCTGGCGAGGTCCTCGCCGCGCTGGTCGATGCGGCCGTGGGCGGCGACGTCGCGGGGGTCGACGGTCCGGTTCATCTTGGCGGCGCGGGACGCCTCGGCCTCGTCGTTCGTCTTCTCGGTCAGCATGCGCTCGATGGCGACCTCGGTGGGTTCGAGGTCCATGGTGACGGCGACGGTGCGGATGACGTCCGGGGTGTGGACGAGGAGTGGGGCGAGGAAGTTGACGCCTACGGGAGTCATCGGCCACTCCTTGATCCAGGCGGTGGCGTGGCACCAGGGGGCGCGGGTGGAGGACTCGCGGGTCTTGGCCTGGAGGTAGGAGGGCTCCATGGCGTCCAGCTCGGCCGGCCAGGCGTTGCGCTTGGTCATCGCCTGGATGTGGTCGATCGGGTGGTCGGGGTCGTACATGGCGTGGATGAGGGAGGCGAGCCGGCCCTGGCCGAGGGGCTGCCGGACGCGGATGTCGGCCTCCTGGAGGCGCGAGCAGATGTCGGTCAGCTCACGGGCCATGACGACGGCGAGGCCGGCGTCCCGGTCGAGCTTGCGGCCGTGCTGCGGGCGGGCGGCCCGGGCCATCGTGTGTGCCTCGGCGGACAGTTCGCGGTTGAAGTGCATGCAGGCCACGAGGTACGCGCGGTGCTGCTCGCTGCTGGTCGACACCATCGACTGCAGCTGCTCGTACGACTGCGACAGCCAGCCCGGCGCCCGCTCGTCCCCGCGTACGGCGACGTCCTTGGCGTGGGCGTCCGGGTCGGCGGGGAGGGTGCGGGCGAGCATCTGGAGGCGGGTGACGAAGCCGTCACCGTTGGCCACGTGCTTGAGCAGGGTGCCGAAGCGGTCGACGAGGGCTTCCTGGTCCTCGGAGTCGCGCAGGCCGACGCCCGGGCCCTCGATCTCGATGGCCGCGGTGACCGTTCTGCGGTCTGCGTGCAGGAGTACGGCGATCTCGTCGGGGCCGAACGGTGCGGCGAGCCAGTTGATCCGGCCGATGCCGGGCGGCGGGCCGACCTCGATCTCGCGGCCGTCGAGGTGGGTGCCGGCCTCCATGGCGGAGGAACGGTACGTCGTCCCCCGGCGCAGGGTGCGCTTGTAGCTGCGGTTGATCTCGAACCACCGGTAGAACGTGCGGCGCTTGTACGGCACGTAGACCGCGGCCAGCGCGAGCATCGGGAAGCCCGTGAGCAGCACGATCCGCAGGGACAGGACGGGGACGAGGAGGCCGCACATCATGCCGAGGAACGCGCCCAGGACGATCAGTGCGATCTCGCCGCTCTCGCGGTTGCGGCCGACGATCGCGTTCGGCCGGGCGCGGCCGATCAGATATGTACGGCGGGGCGTGACCATGTGGGACACGTGGGACTCGGTCGTCAACGCCCTTCACCTCCCGTGCGGTTGGAGCTGCTGTTGCGGGCTTCACTGGCGTGGGGCGTGTTCACCGGGCTGCCCGAGCGGGGAGCGGGGGCGGCGGAGGGGACAGATCCGCCGCCTCCGTTCGCGGTGCGCGAGCTGTGCGCGGCGACGCCGCCCGAGGCCGGGTTGGCGGGACGGGGTCCGCTGGACGCGGAACCGCCGCCGCCGTTGTTGTCGGCGCGGGAGCTGTGGGTCTTGATGCCCTGGGCGACCATGGTCGCCGGGGAGCTGATGACCGCGGCGGCCTTGCCCTCGGCGCCCTGCATGATGCGGTTGTTGCGGGAGCCGGCGATCTCGTCGCCGAAGCCGGGGACGAAGCGGTAGATCATCGCGCTGGCGAAGATGGCGAGCAGGATGATCGCCAGGCCGGAGACGACGGCCGAGAAGGCGTCGGGGCCGTTGTCGGAGGACAGAGCGCCGGCCAGGCCGAGCACGATGACGATCACCGGTTTGACCAGGATGACGGCGATCATGATGCCCGCCCAGCGGCGGACGTGGCCCCACATGTTCTTGTCGACCAGGCCCGCGTAGACGACGGTGCCGAGCAGGGCCCCGACGTAGAGCAGGGCGGCGCGGATGACGAGCTCCAGCCACAGGACGCCGGCGGCGAGGATCGACACCAGGGACACCACGATCAGCATGATCGGGCCGCCGCCGATGTCGTCGCCCTTGCCGAGGGCGCCGGAGAAGGTGCCGAAGAACGTGTCCGTCTGGTCGCCGGTCGTCTTCGCGAGGACCTCGGAGACGCCGTCCGTCGCCGACACGACCGTGTAGAGGATCAGCGGGGTGAAGGCGGAGGCGAGCACCGTCAGCCACAGGAAGCCGATCGCTTCCGAGATGGCGGTGGTCAGGGGCACGCCCCGCACGGCTCGCTTGGTCACGGCCAGCAGCCACAGGACCAGCGTGAGGATCGTCGACGCGGCGAAGACGACGGCGTACTGCTGGAGGAACTTGGCGTTCGTGAAGTCGACGTTCGCCGTCTCCTTCACGGCCTCACTGAGCTTGTCGACGGTCCAGGACGCGGCGTCGGCACAGCCCTTGGCGAGGGAGGAGAGGGGGTCGAGGGTGTTGGTGAGGGAGGTGGTGCCGGATCGGCTGCCGGAGCTGTCGCCTTCGCAGTAGTCCTTGGCGGGGCCGTGGATCAGGTCGCACGGATCGTTGCTGGGCGAAGGCGTAGGCGCTGCGAACGCGCGGGTCGCCATCAGGACCGCAGCGGTTTGTACGACCGTGACGGCAGCGGTCAGCTTGAGCACGCGATGGCTAGCGGGCATAAGTGAACCCTCCGTACTCCTCGACGGCCTTCGCCATGTCGTCGGCACTGGAAGCCCTGTCGTCGCCGGGCACCGGCGCCGGGCCTTCCTTCTGGGAGTGCGTCACGATCTTCCAGTCGCCATCAATCCACTGGAGTTGCATCGTGATGGTGAACCAGCTGTTGGTGACGGGGTTCGTCGAGTTCTCGCCGGCGAGGCCAAGGAGTCCGCTGCACCAGACCTCGACAGTCGCGCTGTTGCTCGAGGCCGTCGTGGCTTTGGTGCCGACCGGGCTTGTACGGGAGACGAACGTGTAGCCCGACGGGGCGGTGCCGTCGTCGTTCAAGCCGACGTTCTTGTTGAAATCGGCGGTGTAGGCCTGGTCCAGCTTGGTCTCGAAGTCAGAGACCCGGGAGGGCGTGATGATGGCCTGCAGGATGGCGTCCCGCTGGCTCTTGTTGAACATCTCGGCGGAGCCGAGCGCTACCGCGTAGTTCGCCGCCGCGCTCTCCGCCCCCGTCTGATCCTGTCTGAATCCCGACGGGATGCCGCCCGTGGTCGACTTCACCGGCTTGTTGCCGCTTGCTGCCGTGGAGGCGGTGTCCGGCTTGTTGCCGGTGTCCTTGGACGAAGCGGAATCGTCTCCTCCACGGTTCGCGAAGGCGATCGCGGCGATCAGGAGCACCACCACACCGACCACCGTGACCAGGCTCCGTGAGGAGGAGCGCCCACCTCGGCGGGCGCCTCCGTACACGTCGCCGCCCCGGTCGGGCAGGCGGGTCCGGGTCTGGCCGGTGCCGCCGTAACCGCCGGAGGCTTCGTTGTCGTCCCCGAGACTCATGCCGCGTACGCCCCCTCGACGTCGTGCGGAAACTCGTAGGAGTACGACGGTAGCCGTGCTGGTTCCCGCGCGGGCGCGGTGTGGTGACTCGACATCAGGGAAACGCAACCTCAGCCGGTGGGCACGACGGACGGGTGGGGTAGGGGAACACCGGGCGTGCCCGGCCGGACTGACGGAGCGTCGCCCGGACGCCCCGCCTACACGGCCATGCCGTACACGATGGTGAAGAGCGTGCCGAGGGAGCCGATGATGAAGACGCCCGTGAGGCCCGCGATGATGAGGCCCTTGCCCTGTTCCGCGCTGAAGGTGTCGCGGAGCGCGGTCGCACCGATGCGCTGTTTGGCGGCGCCCCAGATGGCGATGCCGAGGCAGAGCAGGATGGCCACCGCCATCACCACCTCGATCATCACCTTCGCCTCGTTGCCGAGGCTGCCGAAGGGCCCCCAGTCCGGAGCGATCCCGCCGATGATGGTGTTGATGTCTCCCTTGTCGGCCGCAAAGAGCATGTAAGTCACCGCCCCTGGTGGGTAGTTCCGCATCCCCTGCTTTGGCGCAGAGGTCAGGCATCATTGTCGCCGACGATGGCGCCGTCGTATGTCGACTTGACGTCATTGATTGGCGGGTTTCGTACGAACACCTTGCGAAGAGTCGTATGGTCACTCTGTGTATCACGGCAGGTCACGCCGGGCAATGAGGCCTGAGCGGAACCTGTGGTGTGGTTCTGTCGTTGACCCCTTTTACGCCCTTGTCCGTACGTGTCCGTTTCTGACGGCCAGTCGGGGGAACGAGTGATGCCCGGGTTTCCGGGGGAAGTTTATCGCTGGAATGGCGGACGGGCCGCGGCTGGGTGCCACGGCCCGTCTCCTGTGTGCCGTCGGCGGTCTCCCCACGAGCGCCGCCGACGGCGCGTTCTTCCCTGTCTGCCGGATCGTCAGCCGGTGAAGGCGCTCACGCCCTCCGGGGTGCCCCAGCCGGTCGGTCCGTCGTAGCCGGACGTCGCGGTGCACAGGTAGCTGGTGGTGCAGGTGCCGTTGTTGCCGCTGGTGACGTCGTTGAGGGCGGAGGTGCCGGCCGCCGTGTAGGGGAACTTCGCCGGGTAGGAGCCGCTGGAGGGGGTGCCGGCGAGGGCGTAGACGGCGGCGATGATCGGGGACGAGGCGCTGGTGCCGCCGAAGGTGTACCAGCCGGCGGTGACGCCGTAGGAGTCGTAGACGGAGACGCCGGTCGCCGGGTCGGCCACCGCCGAGACGTCGGAGATGGCGCGCTTGGAGCAGCCGGTGTCGGTCTGCCAGGTCGGCTTCGCGTCGTACGCGGAGCAGCCGGAGCCGGTGCCCTCGGTGCTGCTGGTCTTCCAGACGCTCTCGGTCCAGCCGCGGCTGGTGGAGGAGGACTTGGAGAGGGCGGTGCCGCCGACGGACGTGACGTACCTGGAGGCGGCGGGGTATTCGGCGCCGTAGGCGGAGTCGCCCGCGCTGACGGTGATGGCGACGCCCGGGTGGTTGAAGTACGAGGAGTCGTACGACGTGTCCGAGGAGGACTCGGAGCCGCCGTAGCTGTTGGAGACGTACTTCGCGCCGAGGGTGACGGCCTCGTTCACGGACTTGCCGAGGTTGGCCATGCTGGCCGAGGTGGCCTCGACGAGGAGGATGTCGCACTTCGGGCAGACGGCGCTGGCCATGTCGAGGTCGAGGGATATCTCCTCGGACCAGCCGGAGTCACTGGTCGGGAGCGAGGTGGTGGAGCCGGTCTGGCTGACCTTCTTGAAGCAGCCGTTGGCCGTGGTGCAGGCGGTGAGGCCGTAGTACGAGCGGTACTTGGCGAGGTCGGCCTCGGCGTTGGGGTCGTTGTACGCGTCGACGATCGCGATGGTCTCGCCGGCGCCGTTGGCGGCGGCCGCCGAGGTCAGGCCGTAGGCGGACTGGAGGTCGGTGGGGCCGTAGCCGGAGGGGGTGGTGGCGTCGGCGGCCCTGGGGGTGACGCCGGCGGCCTTGGCGCGGGCCCGCTGGAAGGCGGTCACGCCGCCGGTGACGCGCAGGGAGTGGCAGGCCAGTTCGCCGGTCTTCTTGGGGGTCGAGCAAGGGGTCGCCGTCCAGGTCACCTTGGACGGCGTGGTCGCCGGCTGCGCCGCGTCGGCCTGGACCGCGGTGCCGAATCCGGCGAGGAGGAGCGCGGCGGTGGCGACGGCGGCCGCGGCGACGCGGCGCAGGCCACGGCGGGTGGAGGGACCGTCGGATCTGTCTGTGGGGGTGGTGGTACGCAAGGGTGCAGCCTCCTGGTGGTGGTGGGGCAGGGGCGCGTGCGGGTGCGTGCCGTCGGTGTGGAGTCCCCGGCGGCGGGCGGCGGCCCGCGAAGGACGATCCCCTTGTTGAGTACGCGACAACAAGGGGCTGCCGGAATCCTGACTTCCGCCTTACCGAACCCAGTCCGGGGCTTACTCGCCGATGGCTGCCCGATGGGGCGTGAGTGAAGGCTGCTTGACCCAACTCACAGGCGGGTCACTGGATTTCGGAGCGCGCGAAGGGAACCTTCGGGCGGTGCGGGAAAGGCCCCGAAGGTTCGCGGGCGGTGGGTCAGCGCGGCTTGAGGCCGTGGAGCACGTGGTGGACCAGGCCGTCCACGCCGGCCAGCGCCGCCTCGGGGGTGAGCATGCCGGTGGCCGTGAGCGTGGCGGAGCCGTGCAGGACGGCGGCCGCGACGAGGGTGATCTCTCCCGGATCGCCCTCGACGATCTCGCCGCGCTTCTGGGCCTCCGCGAACAGGCGCTCCAGCGAGCCGACGGTCCGGTCGACGGCCGCCGCCATCTGGTCCGAGGCGTCCGGGTCGTGCTTGCGGGTGTACATCAGCTCCAGCAGCTCGGCGTTGTCGATGGCGAAGCCGAGGTAGGCGCGGGCGAGCGCGGTGAGACGGGACTGCAGGGGGAGGGCGGGGTCGTCGGCCCCGTCCAGGGTCTGGGCCAGCCGTTCGTAGCCGGTGAGGGCCAGCGCGTTGAGCAGGGCCTGCTTGTCCTTGAAGTGGCGGCCGGGGGCGGCGTGGCTGACGCCGGTCGCCCGGGCCAGTTCGCGCAGGGAGAGCGCGGTCTTGCCCCGCTCCCGCAGGGTTCGCTCCGCGTTCGCCAGCAGGGCGGCGCGCAGGTCTCCGTGGTGATAGGGGCGGCTCTCGGGCATGCGGACCATCGTATCCCGATGTTGCCGCCGCCATCATTGTTGTCATTGACAGCATTGTTGGCGCCGCCTACATTGGGGCCATGGCTGACAAGGATGACCAGAGCAAGTGGAACGCGACCCGTATGCCCGACCTCTCCGGCCGTACGGCCGTGGTGACCGGCGCCAACAGCGGCATCGGGCTGGTCGCGGCGGACGTGCTGGCCCGTGCGGGCGCGCACGTCGTGTTCGCCGTGCGGGACCTGGAGCGGGGCCGGGCTGCGGCCGGGACCGTGACCGGCAGCACCGAGGTCCGGCGCCTCGACCTCGCCGACCTGTCCTCCGTACGGGAGTTCGCCGGCTCCTGGAACGGGCCGCTGGATCTGCTGGTCAACAACGCGGGCGTGATGATGCTCCCGCAGCAGCGGACCAAGGACGGCTTCGAGATGCAGTTCGGCACCAACCACCTGGGGCACTTCGCCCTGACGAACCTGCTGCTGCCGTACGTCACCGACCGGGTCGTGACCGTTTCCTCCGGCGCCCACCGCTGGGGCGACGGCCGGATCCACTTCGACGACCTGAACAGCGCGGCCGACTACGACCCGCGGCGCGCCTACGGCCAGTCCAAGCTGGCCAACCTGCTGTTCACCCTCGAACTCCAGCGCCGCCTCACGGAGTCCGGTTCGTCGGTCCGGGCGCTGGCCGCCCACCCCGGCTACGCGGCCACCAACCTCCAGAGCCACACGGCGAACCCCGTCGCCCGCGCCCTCATGCGCCTCGGCAACAGGCTGGTGGCCCAGGACGACAAGGCGGGCGCCCTGCCCACCCTCTACGCGGCCACCCAGGACCTCCCCGGCGCGAGCTACGTGGGCCCCGACGGTCTCGGTGAGATGCGGGGTGCTCCGGCGCTGGTGGGCCGTACGGCCGCGGCGAGCGACCCGGTGACGGCCCGGCGGCTGTGGACGGCGTCCGAGGAACTGACCGGGACGGCCTTCCCCTTGGTGCCGGCGGGGTCGGAGGGCGGTTCGGCCGGCGTGTGACGTCGGCCGATCGTCACCCAGCCGTGTCGTCCGGCCCCGGCGCGCCCTCCACGAAGTGGTCGAACTCGCCTGCCTGTACGCCGAGAACGAAGGCGTCCCACTTGCGGCGGTTCGTCGTGACGACGGTGTCCGGGGCGCTGGTCTCCCGCAGGTAGACGGGGGCGTCCCCGTCCTCCCCCTCGCCGAAGGCGATCTCGATCCAGGGGCCGGGGCCGGTGGCGTCGGGCGGGGCGGCGCGGGTCCATTCGAGGTCGGGGGACAGTTCAGCCACGGTGAATTTCCCCCTTCAGTACGGAGAGAAGGGCGCCGAAGGAGGCCGGAACGGCCTTGAGTATCGCGCCGGTCGGGTCGCTGCTTTCGGTCAGACGGATCGTGCCGGTCGCGGTGGCGACGTGCACGCAGGAGTCACCCTGAGCGCAGTGGGACGACTTCTGCCAGGTGAGTCGGGTCATCTTCGGGTCCTTACAGGTCCTGGGCGACTTTGTGGATGAGAGCACGCGACTCCGGGTCGGAGAGCGCGTGGGCGTCCATGCGGTTGAGGAGTACGCGGTACTTGTCGAGTTGGGCGTCGGAGTCCAGGAAGACCGGGCCGTGGGACTGGTCGAGGTGCACGGTGTCGAGCTGCGGCACCGGTCCCTTGGAGTAGTAGAAAGCCTGGCCCGAACCGGGGAGGGTGCCGGCGTTGAACGGGATCACGCGGATGGTGATCGAGTCGCGCTCGCTCATGTCCAGCAGGTGCTGGAGCTGCGCGCGAGTCACGGAGGCCCCGCCGATCGTCATGCGCAGAGCGGCCTCGTGGATGATCGCCCGGTGGGGCGTCGGGGTGGCCCGGTAGAGCACGGCCTGCCGCTTGATGCGGAATGAGATCCGGTGCTCGATGTCGGGCGGCGACATCTCCGGCACGTCCTGGCGGAAGATCTCACGGGCGTAGTCCGTGGTCTGGAGAAGGCCGGGGATGTGCACGGTTGTCGCGGCCCGCAGCCGCGTCGCGTGGTGTTCGAGTTCGGCGAGGTCCAGCAGGGCGGCCGGCAGGATCTCCCGGTACTCCTCCCACCAGCCGCGCGTCCGCTCGGTCGCCATGTCACTGAGCGCCTCGACGAGGGCTTTGTCCCCGCAGTCGTAGTGGCAGGCGAGGGTGCGTACCCGCTCTGGGCTCACTCCGGCGCGTCCGGCCTCCATGTTGCTGATCTGGTTCTGCTGGACACCGAGCAGGCGACTGGCCTGTGTCGAGGTCAGGCCTGCGCGCTCGCGCAGTTTGCGCAGCTCGGTGCCCATGCGGAGTTGGCGACCCGTTGGATTGCTTCTCACGGGTGTCCTGCCTCCTCGTCACCCACACGGGTGGTAGATCAGCTCTTTCACGGAATTTATATAAGGCCTTTTATGTCTCGCGCTAGCTTAGTGGGGCAAGGCGCCCTCGCCCAGAAGCACACCGTCCGACGGGACGGCCGCGTCACTGGGCACCGCAACCCACCGCAAGAGCCCAACTCCCCACCGTGATCGGAGACATCCGATGGCCACCGTATCGCCGTCCTGGGCCTACACCCTCCATCTCCCGCACGATCCACGCGCACCGGGGATCGGCCGCGCGACCCTGCGTACCGTGCTCGCCGCGCACGACCTCCTCCGGCTCGCCCCCACCGCCGAGTTGCTCGCCTCCGAACTCCTCACCAACGCCCATCTGCACACCCGCGGG
It includes:
- a CDS encoding SCO6880 family protein, producing MTTESHVSHMVTPRRTYLIGRARPNAIVGRNRESGEIALIVLGAFLGMMCGLLVPVLSLRIVLLTGFPMLALAAVYVPYKRRTFYRWFEINRSYKRTLRRGTTYRSSAMEAGTHLDGREIEVGPPPGIGRINWLAAPFGPDEIAVLLHADRRTVTAAIEIEGPGVGLRDSEDQEALVDRFGTLLKHVANGDGFVTRLQMLARTLPADPDAHAKDVAVRGDERAPGWLSQSYEQLQSMVSTSSEQHRAYLVACMHFNRELSAEAHTMARAARPQHGRKLDRDAGLAVVMARELTDICSRLQEADIRVRQPLGQGRLASLIHAMYDPDHPIDHIQAMTKRNAWPAELDAMEPSYLQAKTRESSTRAPWCHATAWIKEWPMTPVGVNFLAPLLVHTPDVIRTVAVTMDLEPTEVAIERMLTEKTNDEAEASRAAKMNRTVDPRDVAAHGRIDQRGEDLASGAAGVNLVGYITVSSRNPEALARDKRTIRASAGKSYLKLEWCDREHHRAFVNTLPFATGIRR
- a CDS encoding peptidase S8 codes for the protein MRTTTPTDRSDGPSTRRGLRRVAAAAVATAALLLAGFGTAVQADAAQPATTPSKVTWTATPCSTPKKTGELACHSLRVTGGVTAFQRARAKAAGVTPRAADATTPSGYGPTDLQSAYGLTSAAAANGAGETIAIVDAYNDPNAEADLAKYRSYYGLTACTTANGCFKKVSQTGSTTSLPTSDSGWSEEISLDLDMASAVCPKCDILLVEATSASMANLGKSVNEAVTLGAKYVSNSYGGSESSSDTSYDSSYFNHPGVAITVSAGDSAYGAEYPAASRYVTSVGGTALSKSSSTSRGWTESVWKTSSTEGTGSGCSAYDAKPTWQTDTGCSKRAISDVSAVADPATGVSVYDSYGVTAGWYTFGGTSASSPIIAAVYALAGTPSSGSYPAKFPYTAAGTSALNDVTSGNNGTCTTSYLCTATSGYDGPTGWGTPEGVSAFTG
- a CDS encoding TetR/AcrR family transcriptional regulator; translation: MVRMPESRPYHHGDLRAALLANAERTLRERGKTALSLRELARATGVSHAAPGRHFKDKQALLNALALTGYERLAQTLDGADDPALPLQSRLTALARAYLGFAIDNAELLELMYTRKHDPDASDQMAAAVDRTVGSLERLFAEAQKRGEIVEGDPGEITLVAAAVLHGSATLTATGMLTPEAALAGVDGLVHHVLHGLKPR
- a CDS encoding oxidoreductase, with protein sequence MADKDDQSKWNATRMPDLSGRTAVVTGANSGIGLVAADVLARAGAHVVFAVRDLERGRAAAGTVTGSTEVRRLDLADLSSVREFAGSWNGPLDLLVNNAGVMMLPQQRTKDGFEMQFGTNHLGHFALTNLLLPYVTDRVVTVSSGAHRWGDGRIHFDDLNSAADYDPRRAYGQSKLANLLFTLELQRRLTESGSSVRALAAHPGYAATNLQSHTANPVARALMRLGNRLVAQDDKAGALPTLYAATQDLPGASYVGPDGLGEMRGAPALVGRTAAASDPVTARRLWTASEELTGTAFPLVPAGSEGGSAGV
- a CDS encoding DUF397 domain-containing protein; the encoded protein is MAELSPDLEWTRAAPPDATGPGPWIEIAFGEGEDGDAPVYLRETSAPDTVVTTNRRKWDAFVLGVQAGEFDHFVEGAPGPDDTAG
- a CDS encoding DUF397 domain-containing protein, with product MTRLTWQKSSHCAQGDSCVHVATATGTIRLTESSDPTGAILKAVPASFGALLSVLKGEIHRG
- a CDS encoding helix-turn-helix domain-containing protein: MRSNPTGRQLRMGTELRKLRERAGLTSTQASRLLGVQQNQISNMEAGRAGVSPERVRTLACHYDCGDKALVEALSDMATERTRGWWEEYREILPAALLDLAELEHHATRLRAATTVHIPGLLQTTDYAREIFRQDVPEMSPPDIEHRISFRIKRQAVLYRATPTPHRAIIHEAALRMTIGGASVTRAQLQHLLDMSERDSITIRVIPFNAGTLPGSGQAFYYSKGPVPQLDTVHLDQSHGPVFLDSDAQLDKYRVLLNRMDAHALSDPESRALIHKVAQDL